GAGGGCTCGACGTGTTGCTGCTGGAACGGTTCGAACTCGGTCACACGCAGGGGGCTTCGCACGGGGCGTCGCGCATCTTCCGGTTGTCCTACCCCGACCCGCTACACATCGGGCTGGCGCGGCGGGCGGGGGAGTTTGTGGCGGGAGCTCGAGGGTGAGTCGGGTGCGTCGCTGCTGACTGTCACCGGCGGCGTCGACCACGGCGGTTCGCCCGATCTGGACCGGCTGCACGCCGGGCTGCAGGCCGAGGGGGTGGAGAGTCATTGGCTGGACGCCGCGGAGGCCGAGGTGCGCTGGCCCGGCCTCCGGGTCGACAGCCGCGCGCTGTACCACCCGGGCAGCGGCCGGCTGCACGCCGACCACGCCGTCGCCGCGCTGCAGTCCGCGGCGGGTGAGCGGGGGGCGGTGGTGCTGCACCGCACCCGGGTCCAGCGGATCCGGGTGGTCGACGACGGATGCGTCGAGGTCGAGACCGAACCCGACCGGCTTCCTCTGCGGGCCCGCCGGGTCGTGGTGGCGGCGGGGGCCTGGACCGAGCACCTGCTGGCCGGGCTGGTGCCCCTGCCCCGGCTGCGGGTGACGCAGGAGCAGCCGGCGCACTTCGTACCGGTCGCCGGGGAGGCCGGTTGGCCCAGCTTCGTGCACCGGATAGCCCCGGATGCGAACAATTTTCAGAAGTTCCACAGCGGGATCTACGGTCTGGCCACTCCCGGCGAAGGGGTCAAGGTCGGCTTTCACGGCGTCGGGCCGCGGGTCGACCCGGACCGCCGTGACTTCCGCCCCCGCCCCGAACTGGCGGCCGCGCTGGAGGAGTACGTGCGCACCTGGCTGCCCGGTCTCGATGCCTCGACCGCCGCACCGATCAGCTGCACCTACACCACGACCCCGGACGAGACGTTCGTGCTGGACCGGCGCGGCCCGATCGTCGTGGCCGCCGGATTCTCCGGGCACGGCTTCAAGTTCGTCCCCGAGATCGGCCGCATCCTGGCCGATCTCGCGGTCGACGGAAAACGTCCCGACCCGCTCTTCGCCCTCGACCGTCCCCGCCGGGCGCCGCAGCCGGCCTGACCTCGTCCACCGACCCCGAACCAGTCCCGAACCAGTCCCGAGCCGGTCCAGAGCCGGCCCCGAGTCGGCACTGGTTCCCACCGAGCCCACACCTGATCGAAAGGACCCGATGACCACCGTCCAGCCCGCCCCCGCATCCGGGGACCCCGCATCCGGGGACCCCACCTCGGGTGGCCCCTCTGGTGGCTCTGCGCACCCGCTCACCCCGGGCGTCCCTGCGCTGACCGGAACGCCGCGCGCCCATGGTGACCACGACGTCCACCCGCTCGACAACCCGGCGTGGGCCTCGCTCACCGGCCCGCACACCCACTTCGCCGAATCGGTCGGGCGGGCACGCCGCTACCCGCGCGACGTGTCACCCTTCGTGGCCGTGCCGAACGTGTCGACGGTGCCGGACCCCGAGATCTGGCGTGACCTCGCGGAACTGGCCGGGCCGGGACAGATCGTGGCGTTGTCGGGCAGCCCGGCGCTCGCCGGGACGCTGCCGGCCGGCTGGGAGATCGCGATGCAGGGCGAGGGGGTACAGCTGGTGGCGACGGACGATCTGGTCACCGCTCCCGACGAGGAGGCGGTCCGGCTCGGGGAGGCCGACGTGGCCGAGATGCTCGACCTGGTCGCCCGCACCCGCCCGGGCCCCTTCGAGCCCCGCACGTATCAGTTGGGCACCTATCTGGGCATCCGGCGCGGCGGTGCGCTCGTGGCGATGGCGGGGGAGCGGCTGCATCCACCGGGCTGGAGGGAGATCAGCGCGGTCTGCACCGATCCGGCCTATCGTGGGCAGGGCCTGGGCACCCGGCTGGTGAAGGCCGTCGCGCACGGCATCCGCGAACGCGGCGAGACCCCGCTCATGCATGCCGCCGCCTCGAACGAGAATGCCATCCGGCTGTACCTTTCGCTGGGTTTCGCCCGGCGGCGCAGGACCGGGTTCTTCGGGTTCCGGACGCCGCGGTAGGGCCGGGCTCAAGGTGGCGGGGCAGGACGACGATCGGCAACGGTGTCGACTCGGCGGTGGCGCCTGACCAGGCGGGTGTTCGTCGATCTGGGGTTGTGGATGAGTGCCTTCGGGCTGCTCGTCGGACTGGTCTTCCCACCGGTTCTCGTTCTGATGGGCGTGCCGTCCGGGGTCGCTTTCCACTGGTCGTTCCAGGCCCTGTGCGTGGGGGCGGGACTGCTCGTCGGCGGGGTGAACTATCTCCTGGCCCGGGCGGTGGTGGGCAGCCGTATGCGTGCGCTGGCCCGGGGGATGGACCTCACCGGACGCCATCTGGCGGTGGCCACCGACACCGGCGTCACCGGTCTGGGGGACCGGGAACGGTGGACGCTGCCGGTGGACTCGGAGGACGAGCTCGGCACGGTGGCGATCGCCTACAACGACCTGGTCGCCGAGGTGCTCCGGTTCCAGTCGGTGGCGAGGGCCATTGCTTCGGTCAGTGCTGCGGCCGTCGCGGCCGGACGGGCCTGCGCCCCGGAACGGGTCGCCGGGGCCGTGCTGGACGCCCTTCTGGAGGCGACCGCGGCCGATTCCGGGGCGATCGTGCGCGAAGACGCCTCCGGGCTGCAGGTTCTCAGTGCGCGGGACTGCGATCCGCTGCAATTGGTCGCGGCCGGCCCGGGGGCCCGTCGTCACCGTGCCTCCTTCTCCATCGGCGATGCGCCCGGGCTGCTCGTGGTCGAGACCTCGCAGAGCGATGACGAGGGACTGGAACGCATCGTCGAACTGGTGGCCGACCTGCTCGCCATGACTCTGTACACCGCCGACCTGCAGGCGGACCTGCGCCGCCAGGCCGGGGCGGACGAGCTCACCGGCCTGTCCAACCGGCGTGAGGGTCTGAGCCGACTGCGCCAGGCCCTTGAGCACGCCCGTGGTACCGGCACCCCCATCGGTGTGCTGATGATCGATGCCGACCACTTCAAGGCCGTGAACGACACCTATGGCCATCTCGTGGGCGACGAGGTGCTGCGGCACCTGGCCACGACCATCCGCTCGGTGCTGCGCCC
This genomic interval from Kineosporia sp. NBRC 101731 contains the following:
- a CDS encoding FAD-dependent oxidoreductase, translated to MGTATRGDRRDADVIVVGGGAMGSAAAWQLAGRGLDVLLLERFELGHTQGASHGASRIFRLSYPDPLHIGLARRAGEFVAGARG
- a CDS encoding FAD-dependent oxidoreductase encodes the protein MWRELEGESGASLLTVTGGVDHGGSPDLDRLHAGLQAEGVESHWLDAAEAEVRWPGLRVDSRALYHPGSGRLHADHAVAALQSAAGERGAVVLHRTRVQRIRVVDDGCVEVETEPDRLPLRARRVVVAAGAWTEHLLAGLVPLPRLRVTQEQPAHFVPVAGEAGWPSFVHRIAPDANNFQKFHSGIYGLATPGEGVKVGFHGVGPRVDPDRRDFRPRPELAAALEEYVRTWLPGLDASTAAPISCTYTTTPDETFVLDRRGPIVVAAGFSGHGFKFVPEIGRILADLAVDGKRPDPLFALDRPRRAPQPA
- a CDS encoding GNAT family N-acetyltransferase translates to MTTVQPAPASGDPASGDPTSGGPSGGSAHPLTPGVPALTGTPRAHGDHDVHPLDNPAWASLTGPHTHFAESVGRARRYPRDVSPFVAVPNVSTVPDPEIWRDLAELAGPGQIVALSGSPALAGTLPAGWEIAMQGEGVQLVATDDLVTAPDEEAVRLGEADVAEMLDLVARTRPGPFEPRTYQLGTYLGIRRGGALVAMAGERLHPPGWREISAVCTDPAYRGQGLGTRLVKAVAHGIRERGETPLMHAAASNENAIRLYLSLGFARRRRTGFFGFRTPR
- a CDS encoding GGDEF domain-containing protein; this translates as MSTRRWRLTRRVFVDLGLWMSAFGLLVGLVFPPVLVLMGVPSGVAFHWSFQALCVGAGLLVGGVNYLLARAVVGSRMRALARGMDLTGRHLAVATDTGVTGLGDRERWTLPVDSEDELGTVAIAYNDLVAEVLRFQSVARAIASVSAAAVAAGRACAPERVAGAVLDALLEATAADSGAIVREDASGLQVLSARDCDPLQLVAAGPGARRHRASFSIGDAPGLLVVETSQSDDEGLERIVELVADLLAMTLYTADLQADLRRQAGADELTGLSNRREGLSRLRQALEHARGTGTPIGVLMIDADHFKAVNDTYGHLVGDEVLRHLATTIRSVLRPPDLLCRYGGEELLMVLPGAEVSVVAAMAERVRSTVAASPWLLSDSDGADGVPVRLTVSVGGAGVHGPDIMSVEAAQHQLLNRADAALYTAKRLGRDHVTMADAVGVPGVGRLPS